The following proteins come from a genomic window of Bactrocera tryoni isolate S06 chromosome 1, CSIRO_BtryS06_freeze2, whole genome shotgun sequence:
- the LOC120771718 gene encoding putative uncharacterized protein DDB_G0282133 isoform X1, whose product MVERILEEEECNSCTPSASTVAIGSNVKTDNNGKATNSAGSGSDSGVGGAGTFSTDTDNSSQSGGHNEITRYSSEDVSGNESSEAPKMTEIERQAELNRHKEEMQKKRRKKKRTSSSLHSSTFQELYKLTGEILGEGAYASVQTCVNIYTDLEYAVKVIDKIPGHARARVFREVETFHHCQGHPGILQLIEFFEDDEKFYLVFEKINGGPLLRRIQEQICFSEHEAAQIIKEIASGLDFLHKKGIAHRDLKPENILCVDPDKLCPIKICDFDLGSGIKFTTDVSSPSATPQLLTPVGSAEFMAPEVVDLFVGEANYYDKRCDLWSLGVIAYILLCGYPPFSGNCEEDCGWNRGENCRTCQELLFESIQEGRFSFPEAEWEDVSEEAKDLIRGLLVKEAPKRLSAEAVLNHPWIKFSEEECPNDFKKMENRRKALRTPGNIRRNQSAREISRFAESAMAVKRVILQHFSMRYDYMKERPNIYQPSQMQLDAQNGGAGADSNNSPPIFIKPPPPRSRSMNNTLSVSNNRSIYGGRNSNLYATRNSSRFGNSINGGKASSIYQSGAPSFKTLNVHEEDDDDEEALEAFGRLDEDEEWAHVGEHQTGYFSGANEEDLKAEVEARRRQMGNNAADESDYEDYPHLWRDMDNEDEEEECDLGGEVEETSTNGPYEHDGECSDNNTPHDYDDYTIRPKYYLDDNNEDREIELKLDEELEEKNRYRHGDYGDNAITSDAEDSSCVRGDDKRSKTTLLQGAMQIKEGERSAGAETALELSFNRLPNNESKVNDENEENVEWKRRGVEQERMFEVNDYVNVDHNKVKVNDELEEKVADEANNSFAKAEIDEHVFALEEKENIEKQNKQQQIDFANETKMNFNENSKTNFKTYYNIQDNNIEAKKNADNANANNCMVNRSSSSNNNSSDASGNKANELLLDAGQNQLPISDINDIAITNSNTTTIAVNATNTTHTTNNNNNSNVSIVETEAETNIANKNIIDADNVTTTTKENAKLLASISDLKETLPELNETANIVVATPLNGVATDNAAFNGKRGKSAPPTDNTIDGENGEKVDDGMATSTNAVTTMRTTFGNQQQQQTQKQLKQQQKQKQPPKQSQKQQQQQLQQQHQYQQQQQPQNQKQQTLIKSKRSPRANKPQRNVCFALGNTGGRHVGGVDDDYDAYQNNNYDAELEDDADEDDVTYGRPRSHSNNINATGYARRQQQYNNNHRRYSQPTSGGNKQQQQHSSGQKAENWRNRGGILINGNNAGNGNGNGDTSNNSSGLSATVAANNYRNKYRSQGGVNSPGWNVGGAQRNGGHYYNARSGGGSYSHVGVSGASPPSDDSGSGSAGAIHNWRNDCIYTGARNCGMQQRRSYQHPTQPRYSPPTHDGNGGSVMRAHFSRNNQQQPRIGSGRFTHSPTGSMYVPQSRGGAVSGIYNSGNGFGLGGGGFGSGSPPSPGELGIGLSPPSESLLMQRRMHVVAGAGQHRNNDFGVGDFCQSATANG is encoded by the exons GCGGCCATAATGAAATTACACGCTATAGCAGCGAAGATGTTTCGGGCAACGAGTCCAGCGAGGCGCCGAAAATGACGGAAATCGAACGTCAGGCGGAACTCAATCGCCACAAGGAGGAAATGCAAAAGAAGCGGCGCAAGAAGAAACGCACCAGTTCCTCATTGCATTCGTCAACATTTCAAG AATTGTATAAGCTGACGGGCGAAATCCTTGGCGAAGGCGCCTACGCCTCtgtacaaacatgcgtaaacaTCTACACCGATTTGGAGTATGCCGTAAAGGTTATCGATAAAATACCGGGACATGCGCGTGCGCGTGTTTTTCGCGAAGTGGAGACATTCCATCATTGTCAGGGACATCCGGGCATTTTACAATTAATTGAATTCTTCGAAGATGatgaaaagttttatttggtttttgaaaag ATTAATGGCGGCCCCCTTTTAAGGCGCATTCAGGAGCAGATTTGTTTCTCAGAACATGAGGCAGCGCAGATTATCAAGGAAATTGCTTCCGGTTTGGATTTTCTGCACAAGAAAGGCATTGCACATCGTGATCTGAAgccggaaaatattttatgtgtcGATCCGGACAAATTGTGCCCGATTAAGATATGCGATTTCGATTTGGGATCGGGCATTAAATTCACCACAGACGTCTCATCGCCATCGGCAACCCCACAACTTCTAACACCA GTCGGCAGCGCAGAATTTATGGCGCCCGAAGTTGTTGATCTATTCGTTGGCGAGGCAAATTACTATGATAAGCGTTGTGATCTGTGGTCACTTGGTGTTATCGCATATATTCTATTGTGTGGCTATCCACCATTTTCGGGCAATTGTGAAGAGGATTGTGGCTGGAATCGCGGCGAGAATTGTCGCACCTGTCAGGAGTTGCTCTTCGAGTCCATACAAGAAG gACGATTTTCCTTTCCCGAGGCTGAATGGGAGGATGTAAGCGAGGAGGCCAAAGATTTAATACGTGGTCTACTTGTCAAGGAAGCGCCGAAGCGTCTAAGTGCCGAAGCAGTACTAAACCATCCGTGGATCAAGTTTTCGGAGGAAGAGTGTCCGAATGATTTTAAGAAAATGGAGAATCGGCGAAAGGCGCTGCGCACACCTGGCAATATAAGGCG CAATCAATCAGCGCGCGAGATATCCCGATTCGCCGAGTCGGCAATGGCTGTGAAACGCGTGATATTACAACACTTTTCCATGCGTTACGACTACATGAAAGAGCGCCCGAACATCTATCAGCCGTCGCAAATGCAACTGGATGCCCAGAATGGCGGCGCCGGCGCGGACAGCAACAACAGTCCACCGATATTTATAAAGCCACCACCGCCACGTAGTCGCTCCATGAATAACACGTTGAGCGTCAGCAATAACCGTTCCATCTATGGCGGTCGCAATAGCAATCTGTATGCCACGCGCAATTCGAGTCGCTTCGGCAACAGCATTAATGGCGGCAAAGCGTCGAGCATCTACCAATCGGGTGCACCATCGTTCAAAACACTGAACGTACACGAAGAGGACGACGACGATGAGGAGGCGCTGGAAGCATTTGGACGGCTCGATGAGGATGAAGAGTGGGCACATGTGGGAGAGCATCAGACCGGATACTTTTCTGGCGCCAATGAAGAAGATTTAAAAGCGGAAGTAGAAGCCAGACGTAGGCAAATGGGGAATAATGCTGCAGATGAGAGTGACTACGAGGATTATCCACATCTTTGGCGTGACATGGATAATGAGGATGAGGAGGAGGAGTGTGACTTAGGTGGTGAGGTGGAAGAAACCAGCACAAATGGGCCATATGAACATGATGGCGAGTGCAGTGATAATAATACGCCCCATGACTATGACGATTACACCATACGTCCAAAATACTATCTTGATGATAATAACGAAGATAGAGAGATAGAGCTTAAATTGGACGAAGAGTTGGAGGAGAAAAATCGTTATCGTCATGGTGATTACGGTGATAATGCTATTACTAGTGATGCGGAGGATAGTTCCTGTGTTAGGGGTGATGACAAACGCAGTAAGACAACATTACTACAGGGTGCCATGCAAATTAAGGAGGGAGAGAGATCAGCCGGAGCTGAAACTGCTCTCGAGTTAAGTTTTAATAGATTACCTAATAATGAGAGTAAGGTTAATGATGAGAACGAGGAGAACGTAGAGTGGAAGAGGAGGGGCGTTGAACAGGAGCGAAtgtttgaagttaatgattatgTTAATGTTGATCATAATAAGGTTAAGGTTAATGATGAACTTGAAGAAAAAGTTGCAGATGAGGCAAATAATTCCTTTGCAAAAGCAGAAATTGATGAACATGTTTTCGCGTTAGAGGAGAAAGAAAACATCgaaaagcaaaataaacaaCAGCAAATAGATTTTGCTAACGAAACGaaaatgaatttcaatgaaaattcaaaaacaaatttcaaaacttattaTAACATCCAAGATAATAATATTGAAGCTAAGAAGAATGCTGATAATGCAAATGCTAATAACTGTATGGTTAAtcgtagcagcagcagcaataacaacagcagcgacGCAAGCGGCAACAAAGCGAATGAATTGTTGCTGGACGCTGGACAAAACCAACTTCCAATAAGTGATATTAATGATATAGCAATCACCAattcaaatacaacaacaatcgcAGTTAATGCAACCAACACAACtcacaccaccaacaacaacaacaatagtaatgTTTCGATTGTAGAAACAGAAGCCGAAACAAATAttgcaaacaaaaacataatcgATGCAGAtaatgttacaacaacaacaaaagaaaacgCTAAATTATTGGCTAGTATTAGTGATTTGAAAGAAACGCTACCTGAACTTAATGAGACTGCAAACATTGTTGTCGCCACGCCATTAAACGGAGTCGCCACCGATAATGCAGCGTTCAATGGAAAAAGGGGAAAATCTGCACCGCCCACCGACAATACAATCGATGGGGAGAACGGTGAAAAGGTTGACGATGGGATGGCGACTTCTACGAACGCGGTGACAACAATGCGAACGACTTTTggcaatcaacaacaacaacaaacacaaaaacagcTAAAACAGCAGCAGAAGCAGAAGCAGCCGCCAAAGCAAAGtcaaaagcagcagcagcagcagctacaacaacaacaccaatatcagcaacaacaacaaccacaaaatcaaaaacaacaaactttGATAAAATCAAAGCGTTCGCCGCGCGCGAACAAACCACAGCGTAATGTATGCTTTGCGCTGGGCAACACCGGCGGTCGCCATGTTGGCGGCGTTGATGACGATTACGATGCATATCAGAACAACAATTATGACGCCGAGCTGGAGGACGATGCTGACGAGGACGATGTCACTTACGGCAGACCACGTTcgcacagcaacaacatcaatgCAACTGGTTATGCACGTCGTCAgcaacaatacaacaacaatcatCGACGCTACTCACAACCAACATCTGGCGGCaataagcagcagcaacaacattcGTCCGGACAAAAAGCCGAAAATTGGCGCAACCGCGGTGGTATTCTAATAAATGGCAACAATGCCGGCAACGGTAATGGCAACGGAGACACATCGAACAACAGCTCCGGTTTAAGTGCCACGGTAGCAGCAAATAATTACCGCAATAAGTATCGCTCACAAGGTGGCGTCAATTCGCCTGGCTGGAATGTTGGTGGCGCTCAACGCAATGGCGGCCACTACTACAACGCACGCTCCGGCGGTGGCAGTTACAGTCACGTCGGCGTAAGTGGCGCCTCGCCACCATCCGATGACAGTGGCAGCGGTTCGGCAGGTGCCATACACAACTGGCGTAACGATTGCATCTACACGGGCGCACGTaattgtggcatgcaacagcgACGCAGCTACCAGCATCCCACACAGCCGCGCTATTCGCCACCCACACACGATGGCAACGGCGGCAGCGTTATGCGTGCACACTTCAGCCGAAACAATCAACAACAGCCGCGCATCGGTTCAGGACGTTTCACGCATTCACCAACCGGCAGTATGTATGTGCCGCAGTCGCGCGGCGGTGCCGTCAGCGGCATATACAATAGCGGCAACGGTTTTGGTTTGGGAGGTGGCGGCTTCGGCAGTGGTTCACCACCATCACCCGGTGAGCTGGGCATTGGACTCTCACCGCCGAGCGAGAGTTTGTTAATGCAGCGACGTATGCATGTAGTAGCAGGCGCTGGGCAGCATCGCAATAATGACTTCGGTGTGGGCGATTTCTGCCAATCGGCAACAGCTAACGGTTAA
- the LOC120771718 gene encoding putative uncharacterized protein DDB_G0282133 isoform X2: MTGGHNEITRYSSEDVSGNESSEAPKMTEIERQAELNRHKEEMQKKRRKKKRTSSSLHSSTFQELYKLTGEILGEGAYASVQTCVNIYTDLEYAVKVIDKIPGHARARVFREVETFHHCQGHPGILQLIEFFEDDEKFYLVFEKINGGPLLRRIQEQICFSEHEAAQIIKEIASGLDFLHKKGIAHRDLKPENILCVDPDKLCPIKICDFDLGSGIKFTTDVSSPSATPQLLTPVGSAEFMAPEVVDLFVGEANYYDKRCDLWSLGVIAYILLCGYPPFSGNCEEDCGWNRGENCRTCQELLFESIQEGRFSFPEAEWEDVSEEAKDLIRGLLVKEAPKRLSAEAVLNHPWIKFSEEECPNDFKKMENRRKALRTPGNIRRNQSAREISRFAESAMAVKRVILQHFSMRYDYMKERPNIYQPSQMQLDAQNGGAGADSNNSPPIFIKPPPPRSRSMNNTLSVSNNRSIYGGRNSNLYATRNSSRFGNSINGGKASSIYQSGAPSFKTLNVHEEDDDDEEALEAFGRLDEDEEWAHVGEHQTGYFSGANEEDLKAEVEARRRQMGNNAADESDYEDYPHLWRDMDNEDEEEECDLGGEVEETSTNGPYEHDGECSDNNTPHDYDDYTIRPKYYLDDNNEDREIELKLDEELEEKNRYRHGDYGDNAITSDAEDSSCVRGDDKRSKTTLLQGAMQIKEGERSAGAETALELSFNRLPNNESKVNDENEENVEWKRRGVEQERMFEVNDYVNVDHNKVKVNDELEEKVADEANNSFAKAEIDEHVFALEEKENIEKQNKQQQIDFANETKMNFNENSKTNFKTYYNIQDNNIEAKKNADNANANNCMVNRSSSSNNNSSDASGNKANELLLDAGQNQLPISDINDIAITNSNTTTIAVNATNTTHTTNNNNNSNVSIVETEAETNIANKNIIDADNVTTTTKENAKLLASISDLKETLPELNETANIVVATPLNGVATDNAAFNGKRGKSAPPTDNTIDGENGEKVDDGMATSTNAVTTMRTTFGNQQQQQTQKQLKQQQKQKQPPKQSQKQQQQQLQQQHQYQQQQQPQNQKQQTLIKSKRSPRANKPQRNVCFALGNTGGRHVGGVDDDYDAYQNNNYDAELEDDADEDDVTYGRPRSHSNNINATGYARRQQQYNNNHRRYSQPTSGGNKQQQQHSSGQKAENWRNRGGILINGNNAGNGNGNGDTSNNSSGLSATVAANNYRNKYRSQGGVNSPGWNVGGAQRNGGHYYNARSGGGSYSHVGVSGASPPSDDSGSGSAGAIHNWRNDCIYTGARNCGMQQRRSYQHPTQPRYSPPTHDGNGGSVMRAHFSRNNQQQPRIGSGRFTHSPTGSMYVPQSRGGAVSGIYNSGNGFGLGGGGFGSGSPPSPGELGIGLSPPSESLLMQRRMHVVAGAGQHRNNDFGVGDFCQSATANG; encoded by the exons atgacag GCGGCCATAATGAAATTACACGCTATAGCAGCGAAGATGTTTCGGGCAACGAGTCCAGCGAGGCGCCGAAAATGACGGAAATCGAACGTCAGGCGGAACTCAATCGCCACAAGGAGGAAATGCAAAAGAAGCGGCGCAAGAAGAAACGCACCAGTTCCTCATTGCATTCGTCAACATTTCAAG AATTGTATAAGCTGACGGGCGAAATCCTTGGCGAAGGCGCCTACGCCTCtgtacaaacatgcgtaaacaTCTACACCGATTTGGAGTATGCCGTAAAGGTTATCGATAAAATACCGGGACATGCGCGTGCGCGTGTTTTTCGCGAAGTGGAGACATTCCATCATTGTCAGGGACATCCGGGCATTTTACAATTAATTGAATTCTTCGAAGATGatgaaaagttttatttggtttttgaaaag ATTAATGGCGGCCCCCTTTTAAGGCGCATTCAGGAGCAGATTTGTTTCTCAGAACATGAGGCAGCGCAGATTATCAAGGAAATTGCTTCCGGTTTGGATTTTCTGCACAAGAAAGGCATTGCACATCGTGATCTGAAgccggaaaatattttatgtgtcGATCCGGACAAATTGTGCCCGATTAAGATATGCGATTTCGATTTGGGATCGGGCATTAAATTCACCACAGACGTCTCATCGCCATCGGCAACCCCACAACTTCTAACACCA GTCGGCAGCGCAGAATTTATGGCGCCCGAAGTTGTTGATCTATTCGTTGGCGAGGCAAATTACTATGATAAGCGTTGTGATCTGTGGTCACTTGGTGTTATCGCATATATTCTATTGTGTGGCTATCCACCATTTTCGGGCAATTGTGAAGAGGATTGTGGCTGGAATCGCGGCGAGAATTGTCGCACCTGTCAGGAGTTGCTCTTCGAGTCCATACAAGAAG gACGATTTTCCTTTCCCGAGGCTGAATGGGAGGATGTAAGCGAGGAGGCCAAAGATTTAATACGTGGTCTACTTGTCAAGGAAGCGCCGAAGCGTCTAAGTGCCGAAGCAGTACTAAACCATCCGTGGATCAAGTTTTCGGAGGAAGAGTGTCCGAATGATTTTAAGAAAATGGAGAATCGGCGAAAGGCGCTGCGCACACCTGGCAATATAAGGCG CAATCAATCAGCGCGCGAGATATCCCGATTCGCCGAGTCGGCAATGGCTGTGAAACGCGTGATATTACAACACTTTTCCATGCGTTACGACTACATGAAAGAGCGCCCGAACATCTATCAGCCGTCGCAAATGCAACTGGATGCCCAGAATGGCGGCGCCGGCGCGGACAGCAACAACAGTCCACCGATATTTATAAAGCCACCACCGCCACGTAGTCGCTCCATGAATAACACGTTGAGCGTCAGCAATAACCGTTCCATCTATGGCGGTCGCAATAGCAATCTGTATGCCACGCGCAATTCGAGTCGCTTCGGCAACAGCATTAATGGCGGCAAAGCGTCGAGCATCTACCAATCGGGTGCACCATCGTTCAAAACACTGAACGTACACGAAGAGGACGACGACGATGAGGAGGCGCTGGAAGCATTTGGACGGCTCGATGAGGATGAAGAGTGGGCACATGTGGGAGAGCATCAGACCGGATACTTTTCTGGCGCCAATGAAGAAGATTTAAAAGCGGAAGTAGAAGCCAGACGTAGGCAAATGGGGAATAATGCTGCAGATGAGAGTGACTACGAGGATTATCCACATCTTTGGCGTGACATGGATAATGAGGATGAGGAGGAGGAGTGTGACTTAGGTGGTGAGGTGGAAGAAACCAGCACAAATGGGCCATATGAACATGATGGCGAGTGCAGTGATAATAATACGCCCCATGACTATGACGATTACACCATACGTCCAAAATACTATCTTGATGATAATAACGAAGATAGAGAGATAGAGCTTAAATTGGACGAAGAGTTGGAGGAGAAAAATCGTTATCGTCATGGTGATTACGGTGATAATGCTATTACTAGTGATGCGGAGGATAGTTCCTGTGTTAGGGGTGATGACAAACGCAGTAAGACAACATTACTACAGGGTGCCATGCAAATTAAGGAGGGAGAGAGATCAGCCGGAGCTGAAACTGCTCTCGAGTTAAGTTTTAATAGATTACCTAATAATGAGAGTAAGGTTAATGATGAGAACGAGGAGAACGTAGAGTGGAAGAGGAGGGGCGTTGAACAGGAGCGAAtgtttgaagttaatgattatgTTAATGTTGATCATAATAAGGTTAAGGTTAATGATGAACTTGAAGAAAAAGTTGCAGATGAGGCAAATAATTCCTTTGCAAAAGCAGAAATTGATGAACATGTTTTCGCGTTAGAGGAGAAAGAAAACATCgaaaagcaaaataaacaaCAGCAAATAGATTTTGCTAACGAAACGaaaatgaatttcaatgaaaattcaaaaacaaatttcaaaacttattaTAACATCCAAGATAATAATATTGAAGCTAAGAAGAATGCTGATAATGCAAATGCTAATAACTGTATGGTTAAtcgtagcagcagcagcaataacaacagcagcgacGCAAGCGGCAACAAAGCGAATGAATTGTTGCTGGACGCTGGACAAAACCAACTTCCAATAAGTGATATTAATGATATAGCAATCACCAattcaaatacaacaacaatcgcAGTTAATGCAACCAACACAACtcacaccaccaacaacaacaacaatagtaatgTTTCGATTGTAGAAACAGAAGCCGAAACAAATAttgcaaacaaaaacataatcgATGCAGAtaatgttacaacaacaacaaaagaaaacgCTAAATTATTGGCTAGTATTAGTGATTTGAAAGAAACGCTACCTGAACTTAATGAGACTGCAAACATTGTTGTCGCCACGCCATTAAACGGAGTCGCCACCGATAATGCAGCGTTCAATGGAAAAAGGGGAAAATCTGCACCGCCCACCGACAATACAATCGATGGGGAGAACGGTGAAAAGGTTGACGATGGGATGGCGACTTCTACGAACGCGGTGACAACAATGCGAACGACTTTTggcaatcaacaacaacaacaaacacaaaaacagcTAAAACAGCAGCAGAAGCAGAAGCAGCCGCCAAAGCAAAGtcaaaagcagcagcagcagcagctacaacaacaacaccaatatcagcaacaacaacaaccacaaaatcaaaaacaacaaactttGATAAAATCAAAGCGTTCGCCGCGCGCGAACAAACCACAGCGTAATGTATGCTTTGCGCTGGGCAACACCGGCGGTCGCCATGTTGGCGGCGTTGATGACGATTACGATGCATATCAGAACAACAATTATGACGCCGAGCTGGAGGACGATGCTGACGAGGACGATGTCACTTACGGCAGACCACGTTcgcacagcaacaacatcaatgCAACTGGTTATGCACGTCGTCAgcaacaatacaacaacaatcatCGACGCTACTCACAACCAACATCTGGCGGCaataagcagcagcaacaacattcGTCCGGACAAAAAGCCGAAAATTGGCGCAACCGCGGTGGTATTCTAATAAATGGCAACAATGCCGGCAACGGTAATGGCAACGGAGACACATCGAACAACAGCTCCGGTTTAAGTGCCACGGTAGCAGCAAATAATTACCGCAATAAGTATCGCTCACAAGGTGGCGTCAATTCGCCTGGCTGGAATGTTGGTGGCGCTCAACGCAATGGCGGCCACTACTACAACGCACGCTCCGGCGGTGGCAGTTACAGTCACGTCGGCGTAAGTGGCGCCTCGCCACCATCCGATGACAGTGGCAGCGGTTCGGCAGGTGCCATACACAACTGGCGTAACGATTGCATCTACACGGGCGCACGTaattgtggcatgcaacagcgACGCAGCTACCAGCATCCCACACAGCCGCGCTATTCGCCACCCACACACGATGGCAACGGCGGCAGCGTTATGCGTGCACACTTCAGCCGAAACAATCAACAACAGCCGCGCATCGGTTCAGGACGTTTCACGCATTCACCAACCGGCAGTATGTATGTGCCGCAGTCGCGCGGCGGTGCCGTCAGCGGCATATACAATAGCGGCAACGGTTTTGGTTTGGGAGGTGGCGGCTTCGGCAGTGGTTCACCACCATCACCCGGTGAGCTGGGCATTGGACTCTCACCGCCGAGCGAGAGTTTGTTAATGCAGCGACGTATGCATGTAGTAGCAGGCGCTGGGCAGCATCGCAATAATGACTTCGGTGTGGGCGATTTCTGCCAATCGGCAACAGCTAACGGTTAA